The stretch of DNA GAAGAAGCCGGGATATCGATCGGGACGTTCTACAAATACTTCGAAAACCGCGCGGACCTGGCCCAGACCCTGTGGGCTGAACCGGTCGGACGCCTGCGCGACGACATGCAGGCCAGCGTCGATGCCGCCTCAGGTCCCGTCGATAAGGTCCGCGCCCTGCTCGACCACTACGTGCGCTTTGCGCTCGACAACGACCGTCTGTTCCGAAGCGCTTTCCTGCTGGTGCGCGACAAAAGCAGCAGCCCGCCGGACCAGGCAGACCTCAACGAGGAGACCTTCTACAGAAATCTCTGCGCAGCTTTCCGCGAAGGTCAGGAAGCAGGCCTCTTCAAGCCCTTCGACCCGCACATGATGGCGCAGATTTTCTGGGCTGGCATCCACGGCAGCCTCGCCCTGCCCATCAATCTGGACCGATACAAATTTGAAGCCCCCAAGGTGCTGGCCGCCCGGATGGTTGATGCATTGATGGAGCTTGTGAAAACCGACATACCGGAGAGTTGATCTCCCGCCCCCTATCGGTGGGGCCGGGTGTTCAGCTTCATACAAAATCGCCCGAAGAACTCAAGCACTCACCCCTAGGAGACACACATGACCGACGCCCCCTTTGTCGCCACCCAGCTGGACGCAGTGCGCGTCATCTCCATCAATGACGCGCCTTACAATCGCATGTCACTGGCCTTCATGGACGAATTGGAAAGGGAGGTCGAGGCTATTGCCGATGACGATGCGACACGCGCCGTCGTCATTACCGGCGAGGGGACGGAGAACTTTTCCGTTGGAATGAACCTCAAGGAGCTTGGCGCGGGCATGGCCGAACGGGGCGGCCCGGACGCCATATTCGATCAGCGCCTGAAAGTACTCGGTGCCATCGAGAATATGGGAAAACCATGGGTGGCAACACTCTACGGATATTGTCTCGGCGGCGGTCTTGAACTGCCATTTGCCTGCCACTTCCGGGTTGCTGCAGAAACCGGCGCCCAAATCGGGTTGCCGGAAGCTGATCTGGGGTCAGTGCCTGCATGGGGCGGCAGCGCCCGCCTGTGCAAACAGGTCGGCAGCACCAATGCCCTCGACATGATCCTCCGGGCCAAGAAGATTTCAGGCCCGGAAGCCTTCCGCATTGGCCTCGTCAACGAGGTTTGGCCCATGGACAAGCTGAAGGACAAGGCGGTTGCATTGGCGCAGGAACTCGCAGCTGCGCCGCGCATGACTGTCCGGACCATGATGAACAATCTGGTGCATGGCGACGAGAAGAGTCTGGATGAACTTATCCGAATGGAGCGCGAAGCCATCCACGCCTGCAACGGCACACCCGATGCCAAAGAGGGAATCCTAGCGTTCTTGGAAAAACGCGAGCCTGTCTTCAACCAGAACTAGGCGCATCCGCAATCAGAGCCACGTGAGGGCCACCAGCAGAAGAATGACCGTAAGAGTCGCCGCGATGGTGCGAAAGGTATTCCAACGCACCCAGCGCCTCTTGAAAGCCTCCGCGGTCTCGACAATCTCGGATTCTGCCACAGCGTCGAGATCCAGAGACTGAAGACGATTGTTGAGCGGTATGTTGAAGGCGATCGTTGGAACCTGGACGCAAAAAATGTAGAGCGCGCAGGCAATGATCAGCAGGCCCCCGTCTGGTCCGTCCAGTTGCAAGGCACCCAGTGCGGCCGCTGCGATCAACACAAGCGCGGACCCAAGCCAGACCAGAATGAAAACCGGTGGGTTGTTCTGAATGATCCCGTCCATAGCCTTGAATGACCTGAGAAAGTCCCGGTCGCCCAAGGTCCTGATCCCCGGCATAACCACGACCGAAAAGCAGAATACAAACCCCGCCACCAGCGAACAAAGCAAGGCCGATACAAGCACCAGAATCTGAATGAGTTCCAAAGGTGTCGCCTCCTGGCCATTGTCCCAACGTCTGCACGCCCTTGAACATTACCACCAATTGCAGACTATTGGCGATCCGTATTCGGACGGACTTTGGCAGACTGAATTGGCGGAGAGGGAGGGATTCGAACCCTCGGTACGCTTGCGCGCACAACGGTTTTCGAGACCGCCCCGTTCGACCACTCCGGCACCTCTCCGCGGGGCTTGCATGCACTCAACCCAAAGCAAATGATAGCGCACTGACGAACGGGGGCCTGTCGGCACACAGGCTGGAACCAACAGGAGACATACTATGAGGCTAGCGCTGCCAACAGCGGTCGTTTCGGGTATCGGCTATTGGGTATTCATGACCCAGGACCGCTGTGCATTTGGCTTCTATGTGAGTGTCGTAATCGGACTAACAATCGCTCTCGTCTTGCTTTGGTATCGAAGCACAGCATTGTCAGCCAATCCACATACTACAAAACCGACTGACCAACTATACAACGATCCCCCGCTGAATAGCCGAACGAAGAGCCTGTTGAAGTCAATTGGTTCGATTACCGTCCTCGCACTCTTCTGGATGGCCATAGTTGTTGGATTCTCGCTTTCGGACCACACGATCACAAGAGCAGTCTTCTTTGGTTGTTTCTTTGGTTACATAGTTTTTTTCCACGATTACGTGTTCTACCGCCGCTGTAGTCCAACCTGATCGGTTGTTCCACAACTTACGTGAAGTGCCGTGTGTCAATGAGAATGGAGCTTTGTCATTGGCGGAGAGGGAGGGATTCGAACCCTCGGTACGCTTGCGCGCACAACGGTTTTCGAGACCGCCCCGTTCGACCACTCCGGCACCTCTCCGCGGGGCATGGGCTGATGGCGCATTACGTGCCAAGCCCACTGGTCAACAGGGCGCGGACAATAGACGCGCGGTGGCGTGATCTGCAAGCGGCGGGGCTTGGAAATCCGTTGAGGCTGGTGGCCCCACCTACAAGCATCATGGTCGGACAGGTGCGGGTGGACCCCGGGTCAAGCCCGGGGATACGGAGCTGGGTGTGGGGGTCGGTGCGTCATCACCGTGTCCCCGGGCTTGGCCCGGGGCCTACTCGCTTTGGTACCAACCGCAAATTTGGAAATGCCGGTGTAGGCCGGCCACGCCAAGGCGACCTCGACACCGCCTGAAAGCGACTACCCGTCCGTGATTGCATCCCATAGGGCTGACAGGAAATCTGACAGCCAGTCGATCACGGGATCAGCCACATCAAAGAACGGGATGTAGTCCTCCAGCACATCGCGGATGTCGCTATCCAGCGCGGCTGCGAAAAGCGCGATGAGCACTGCCCAGAAGATGATGATGAGAAGTCCGCGAAACAGCGATCCCATGGGGGAGTCCCTTTGGTGTGCGACGTTGGAAGATCTAGTCGCTTAGAGAGTAGTCCACTGTCGCCACAACGCGAACCGTCTTTTCAAGCTGGCTTTCCTGACTGACACCGCCGGTATTATCCCGCGGGCGAATGACGATGACGCCTTGATTGGCGCGCAGAATGCCGCCCAGCTTCGAGCCTGAATTGTCGGCAAATTCCTGGGCACCCGTCCGCGCAGCGGCTGTCGCCTGCGCAATCAGCTCCGGCTTGATCGCGTTGAGACCATTGAAGGAGTAGGTCGGCCCGCCAAGGTCTGCCAGCACCACGCCACGGCGCACCAGCTCGCCCGTGTCGCGGCCCAGCTCATCCAACAGTTGAACATTCGTCGTCCGCAGCAGCAGGTTCTGCGCAATGATGTAGCGCGCCTGACCGATGCCGCCGGAGCGGTAAGCCTGCGCCAGGAGGTCTGTCACCTCGAGGCGTTCAAGACTGATTTCCTCTGCCTTGACGCTGCGCGACATCAAGAACTCGCGAATGGTGTCCGTATTGCCGTCAATCTCGGCCTGCACCTGCGTGAGGTCACTGCCTGCCGCTGTATAGCGCAAACGCCACATGGCGAGGTCAGCGGTTACATCCCGCTCTGCCAGCCCTTTGACGGTGACATAGCGCTCAGCCTTGCGGCCTTCAAAAAAGCCTGTGCCCACCTGCCACCCGGCAAATGCAACGCCGACCGCCAGCACCACGGCGCCCAGAAATCCAAAAGGTCCGCTATTCATTGATCCCGCTCCCACCGCCAATTGCCGGTTATGACGTACCTGCCCTCGAGGCACCTGCTATTGTTATGCGACTTTGATGATCCACGAATCGAGCAACAACATGGCAACAGTGCCACCCGACCACGCGCCTGACGAGACTTTCACGGCCTTTGACCGCCAGCGCGCATGGGCGATTCATGCCTTTACAGCGTCCGGCGCCATTATTGCCATGCTCGCACTGACCGCCGTCACCAATGGCGACCCGCAGGCCGCATTTTTGTGGCTGGGCCTGGCTTTTGTGGTGGATGGGCTCGATGGACCTCTGGCCCGTCGCTACCGGGTTCTGGAGGTTTTGCCCCGGATTTCCGGAGAAACCCTCGATCTGGTGGTGGACTACCTGACCTATGTGGTGGTGCCCGCCCTGATGCTGGCGAGCCTCGGCCTGCTGCCCGAAGGCTGGGGCGCTGCCACCGCCGGCGTGGTTCTGGCCGTGTCGCTCTATACCTTCGCCAATCGCGACATGAAGACCGATGACAACTACTTTGAGGGCTTTCCAGCCGTCTGGAATGTGCTGGTGCTCTATATGTGGGTGCTGGAAACAGACCCTTGGGCGAATCTGGCTGTGATTGCCGTGTGTGCGGTGCTCACCTTCACCCGGTTGAAGTTCACCCATCCCATGCGGGTGGTGAAATTACGGCTGGTTACCTTGGTTTTCACAGCCCTTTGGGCCGCATTGAGCCTGGTCATGGTGATGACCTATCCAGCCCCGCCCATGTGGGCTGTGGTCATCTGGATCGCGCTCATAGCCTATTTTCTGGGTCTGACGGCGCATAGGAGCCTTGTTTCAGGCAGTTAAGCGCCCCAAACGGCCAGAGGCGGCTTGACTTGAGGCCCTCAAAAAGTATGATCCGCGCCCAATCGCCGGGTATCTTTCGATCTCCGGCGGATTTTCTTTTGACCAAGGGCATCTTTGGCGCGGAACGTGTCCGCCGCCTTTCCTCGTGCCCTTCATTATATGGACGACGCTCATGTTCGCGGTCATCCGCACCGGCGGTAAGCAGTACAAAGTGGCTCAGGACGATGTCCTGTCAGTTGAAAAGCTACTTGGCGAGCCCGGCGACAAGATTGAAATTTCAGAAGTGCTGATGGTCGGTGGCGACGGTGCCCCGAAAGTCGGCGCTCCGCTTCTAGAAGGCGCTAAGGTTTCTGCCGAAGTTGTCGGCCAGAGCCGTGACCGCAAGGTACGCATCTTCAAGAAGGTCCGTCGGCACACCTATCGCCGCACGAAGGGCCACCGTCAGCACAAGACACAGATCAAGATCACTGGCATCAGCGCGTAGCACGCAGCCGACCGGTATTTTAAAGACATACGGAGACAAACAAGATGGCACATAAAAAAGCAGGCGGCTCATCCCGCAACGGTCGCGACTCAGCCGGCCGTCGTCTTGGTATCAAGAAGTACGGCGGCGAAGCCGTAATCCCAGGCAACATTATTCTGCGTCAGCGCGGTACCAAGTGGCACCCGGGCGACAATGTCGGCATGGGCAAGGACCACACGATTTTTGCAAAGGTCGAAGGCAACGTGTCCTTCCGCACCCGCGCAGGCGACCGCACCTATGTATCAGTGGTACCGGCAACCCCGGCATCAGCGGCAGCTGAATAAGAACACGGTGGACCAATTGCCACCGTTTGGTGGCAATCCATTCATGAGGCAATAGCCAACCGGGAGGGAGATGGATCGCCATCTCCCTTTTGTTTTGCTCTCTCGCCATCATGAAAGGACGTCCCATGCGGGCGCAGATGAAGACACAACGCCTACTGCTGCGGTGGTTGGAACCAGAAGACGCCAAAGCCGTGCAGGCAGGATGTAACAACTGGAACGTGGCCCGGATGCTGGCCGTGGTCCCGCATCCTTATCCTGACGGTCTGGCCGAAGAGTGGATTGCCGGACACGCCAACCAGCGCGCACGCGGCCTGGGCTCAGCCTTTGCCATCACGCTTGAAGGCACATTGATTGGTGTCGTGGGGATCGACAACCAGAAGACAGGCGAGTTCGAGCTTGGATACTGGCTGGGCGAAACTTACTGGGGCAAAGGCTTTGCGACAGAAGCAGCGCAGGCCGCCGTTACCATCGGATTTGCCGATCTCGGCGTGGGACATCTCACATCCGGCTACTTTGAAGAAAACGCAGCCTCCGGCGGCGTGCTCACAAAGTGCGGCTTCGAGTATAGTGGCAAATCCAACCGCCATTGCCTGGCGCGCGGCGAAGACATGCCTTCCCTTGATCTGGTCATGACACGTGACCGCTGGATCGATGGGCTGGTGCAACAGGGAAGCTGAAAAAATCATGGCGCATACACTGCCCGGCATGAGCGACATTCTGATCGAGACGGACCGTCTGATCATGCGTCCGCTCGCGTCGAGGTATGCGGATGACTACGCCCGCATTGCTAGTGATGCGCGGATTGGTGCCGTGATGTCTCACATTCCCACACCCTGCCCTGCAGAGTTGGTGCAGCAGTGGAGCACCCGTGTGCCCGAGCTGATTTCAGCGGGCACAGACTACCAGCTGATCATCACCGCCAAATCGGATGGCGCCCTCCTTGGCGCGACAAATATCGGCTGCATGGTCGAGCTCGGTGTCAGCGGACGCCAGTATGAACTCAGCTATTGGGTGGACCCTGCACGCTGGGGTGAAGGTCTCGCCACGGAGTGCGCCATCGGCTGCCGCGACTGGGCTTTTGAGATGCTCAAGGCCGGTGGCCTGCGCGCCGCCTGCGCCATGGGAAATGCAGCGTCGGCGCGGGTGCTGGAAAAAGCCGGGTTTCATTTCATGAATACGGCGATGTCAGCCTCATCCGATGCTGATGACGCAAAGCTGCGTAACAACTATCGTATGGACAAGCCCCGCTGGGAAACACTCAAGAGGCGTCCTCACATGAGTAAAGCATCATGAAGTTTCTTGATCAGGCAAAAGTCTTTATCGCGTCCGGCGCAGGCGGCAACGGCACCATCTCGTTCCGGCGCGAAAAGTACATCGAGTTCGGCGGACCCGATGGCGGCGACGGCGGCAAGGGGGGCGATGTCTGGGCCGAGTGTGTCCACTCCCTCAACACCCTCATCGATTACCGCTACCAGCAGCACTTCAAGGCACGCCGTGGCGAAAGTGGTGCTGGCCGTGACCGTTTCGGCAAGGGTGGCGACGATGTGGTGCTCAAGCTACCCGTCGGCACTCAGATCTTTGAAGAAGACAACGAAACCCTGATTGCTGATCTGACCGAGGCTGGCCAGCGCGTGCTGCTGGCCCAGGGCGGAAACGGCGGCTGGGGCAATGCCCGCTTCAAAAGCTCAACCAACCGCGCGCCCCGCCGCGCCAATGAAGGTCAGGAAGCCGAAGAACGCTGGATCTGGCTGCGCCTGAAGCTGATTGCCGATGCGGGCCTCGTTGGCCTGCCCAATGCCGGCAAGTCCACCTTCCTTGCAACTGTCACGGCTGCAAAACCCAAAATCGCCGACTATCCCTTCACAACGCTGACGCCCAACCTTGGCGTCGTCAAAGTAGACGAGGCGGCCTTTGTGCTGGCCGACATTCCCGGCCTGATTGAAGGCGCCAGCGAAGGCCTTGGCCTTGGTGACCGCTTTTTGGGGCATGTGGAACGCACAAACGTGCTGCTGCATCTCGTAGATGCAACACAGGAAGACGTTGCCGCAGACTACCGCACCATCCGCGGCGAACTTGCCGCCTATGGCAATGGTCTGTCTGAGAAACCCGAATTGGTCGCGCTGAGCAAGGTGGATTCTCTGACGCCGGAAGCGCGTGCCGAGAAGGAAGCCGAAATCACGGCCATCACCGGCACCAAACCCATCATGCTGTCCAGTGCCAGTGGCGAAGGCGTCACAGAAGCGCTGCGCGCCATCAACGTCTACGTCGCCAAGGTACGCCAGATGCTGATTGATGAAGCGGAAGCGAAAGAAGCAGAAGAGCTCGCAGCCAAAGAGCAGCGGCCCGCGCCGTCCGAAGGCTGGCGCCCATGAGCGATCGCCTGGTCACAGCAAAACGCGTTGTTATCAAGATCGGGTCTGCCTTGCTAGTGGACTCAGCGTCTGGACGCATGCGCCGTGACTGGCTTCAGACCCTGGCCGACGACGTGGCACGGCTGCGCGCCCGTGGACAGCAGGTGATCATCGTCTCCTCAGGCGCCATTGCGGTCGGCAGCAAGGCGCTTGGCCTTGGCGCACGCAATACACTGGCCCTGGAAGAAAGCCAGGCCGCGGCTGCCTTTGGCCAGATTGGCCTGGCCCGCGCCTATCAGGAAGCGCTTGAGACCCGTGACATCCGCATCGCACAGGTTTTACTGACACTTGGCGACACGGAAGGGCGGCGATCCTACCTTAATGCCCGCTCGACCCTGACCAAACTGCTGGACTTCAATCTGGTCCCCGTTGTGAACGAGAACGACACAGTCGCCACCACCGAAATCCGCTATGGCGACAACGACCGGCTTTCAGCCCGCGTTGCCAGTATGGTCGACGCAGACTGTCTTGTTCTTCTCTCGGATGTCGATGGTCTTTATACGGATGACCCTGTCCGAAACCCGGATGCCACTCTCATCCGCGAAGTTGATGCCATCACACCCCAGATTGAAGCGATGGCCGGCACCGCCGGCACTGACATGTCCACTGGCGGCATGATCACCAAACTCGAAGCCGCCCGCATTGCGACGGAAGCCGGTGTGCATATGGTGATTGCAAAGGGCGCAACCGACCATCCCCTCAAGGCCATTGAAGACGGTGCCAACGCCACCTGGTTTGCCGCCCACGAAACACCTGTCGTGGCGCGCAAACGCTGGATATCCGGCAGTCTCCAGCCTTCCGGCATCATTACCGTAGATGATGGTGCTGCCGCCGCCCTGGCCCGCGGCCGCAGCCTTCTGCCCGCCGGCGTCTGCAAGGTCAGCGGTACTTTTGATCGCGGCGACGCTGTGATTGTGCAGACAAAAGCAGGTGTAGAGCTTGGCCGGGGCCTTGTGGCCTATGCATCAGCTGATGCCTCCCGCATCGCTGGTCACAAAAGCGGTGAAATCGAAGCCCTGCTTGGCTATCGTGGTCGTGACGAGATGATCCACCGGGACCATCTGGCCTTGAACCGCGCCGCCAAGGACACACAACAAACTACGAGTAAGACCAACACAAAAAGCGAGCTGGCAAAATGAGTGTCGTTGAAAAACTCCATACAGCAGACCCTGATGTGGTCGCCACCATGCGCGACATTGGCGCCCACGCCCGTGACGCTGCCAAAGTACTGCGCTCAGCTCCGCGCAAACAGAAAGACGCAGCCCTGCTTGCTGCTGCAATGACTATCCGCGCCGACGTGGATCTCATTCTTGCCGCCAATGAAAAAGACATGGAAGCAGCACAGGCACGTGGCCTGACCGGTGCTATGCTTGATCGTCTGAAACTTGACGATGACCGCATCGAAGCCATCGCCAAAGGTCTTGAGGCCATTGTTGAACTCGAAGACCCCGTTGGCACAACCATCACTGAATGGGACATGCCTTCCGGACTGCACATTGAGCGCCGACGGGTGCCCCTTGGTGTCATCGGGATCATCTATGAAAGCCGTCCCAACGTAACCGCGGACGCTGGCGCACTGTGCCTCAAATCCGGCAATGCAGTCATCCTGCGTGGCGGTTCGGAGAGCTTTCATTCATCGCGCGCAATCCACACCATTCTGGAACACGGGCTTGATGCAGCGCAGCTCCCTTCAAAGGCAATTCAGCTTGTGCCCACCACAGACCGAGCGGCCGTTGGAGAAATGCTCAAGGGCCTTGATGGCTCCATCGATCTGCTCGTGCCCCGCGGCGGCCGCAGCCTGACAGAACGCGTGACCAATGATGCGCGTGTGCCTGTGCTCGGCCACCTTGATGGCCTTTGCCATGTCTATGTCGACAAAGACGCAAACATTGAGATGGCACAGAAGATAGCCGTTAACGCCAAGCTGCGCCGCACCGGCATTTGCGGATCTGCTGAAACACTGCTGGTCGATGAAGCCGTCGCAGACACCCACCTGCCTGCTGTTGTGAAGGCACTACAGGACAAGGGCTGTGAAATCCGGGGCGATGAAAAATCTCAGGCTCTTGTGCCCGGCATTTCTGCAGCCACGCAGGAAGACTGGAGCACCGAATATCTCGACGCGATTATTGCTGTTGCTGTTGTGCCCGGCGTCAAAGGCGCGCTGGCGCACATTGCCGAATATGGCTCGCAGCACACCGAATGCATCGTGACCGACAATCAGGAAACCGCAGACAAGTTCCTGACCGATTGCGACAGCGCCATTCTGCTGCACAACGCCTCAACACAATACGCTGATGGGGGTGAATTCGGCATGGGCGCTGAAATCGGCATTGCCACTGGCAAGCTGCATGCGCGCGGGCCCGTTGGCCTGGAGCAACTCACATCCTTCAAATATGTGGTGCGCGGCAGCGGCCAGACCCGGCCGTAGATGTCGTCAGAGCTCAGCAGCAACCCGATCAATGGCATGATCGGTGGATTGCGCATCGGCCTGCTGGGCGGATCGTTCAATCCGGCTCATGAAGGGCACAGGCATATCAGCCTCGTAGCGTTGCGCCGGTTGCAGCTCCATCAGGTGTGGTGGCTGGTGTCTCCGCAGAACCCGCTGAAGCCCGAAAAAGGTATGGCCCCGTTTACACAGCGCATGGAAAGTGCGCAGGCAATGGCAGATCATCCCGCCATTCGCGTGACGGACATCGAAACTCAGATGGGCACCCGGTACACTGCTGACACTATCCGTCAGTTGACCGATCGAGCGCCCGGCACGAGTTTTGTGTGGTTGATGGGTGCGGACAATCTTCTGAGCTTTCCCAAATGGCATCAGTGGACCAGCATCATGGAACGCGTCCCCGTCGCAATTATTGCCCGCCCCGGCTACAGCCTGAAAGCACGGCTGTCACATGCTGCAAACCGTTATGCTCACAGGCAATTTCCCGTTGAGCATGCGTCGCGTCTGGCCAATGAAGAAGCACCTGCCTGGGTCTTTATCGAAGACCAGCCAACACCGCTCTCATCGACACAGATCCGTCGTCAGAACGGATCAGACTGGGTCGCAGACTGACCTCAGAAATGGTCCGTAGCGGTCCAATTGCGGGGCGCGGGTCGCCTCTGGAAACACACAATCGCGTCACTTACCTGACACGTGGTTGACTTACGCCTTTGAACTTGGCGGAGTTGGCACCTCGCAGTTCTCAAAAGATGCCGAAAGACGCCGCTATGCCTTCTTCTGCCAGCCAAGCGACAGCCTCCAGTGACATTGCATCCACTGGTGCACAACGCCTGTCGCGCGCGACGCTCATGGCACACTTTGAGCGCGTGCGCGCTGCAACTGAAAGCCTGGCTGCCCCGCTGACGCCGGAAGACCAGATGC from Pyruvatibacter sp. HU-CL02332 encodes:
- the obgE gene encoding GTPase ObgE, with the protein product MKFLDQAKVFIASGAGGNGTISFRREKYIEFGGPDGGDGGKGGDVWAECVHSLNTLIDYRYQQHFKARRGESGAGRDRFGKGGDDVVLKLPVGTQIFEEDNETLIADLTEAGQRVLLAQGGNGGWGNARFKSSTNRAPRRANEGQEAEERWIWLRLKLIADAGLVGLPNAGKSTFLATVTAAKPKIADYPFTTLTPNLGVVKVDEAAFVLADIPGLIEGASEGLGLGDRFLGHVERTNVLLHLVDATQEDVAADYRTIRGELAAYGNGLSEKPELVALSKVDSLTPEARAEKEAEITAITGTKPIMLSSASGEGVTEALRAINVYVAKVRQMLIDEAEAKEAEELAAKEQRPAPSEGWRP
- a CDS encoding SIMPL domain-containing protein (The SIMPL domain is named for its presence in mouse protein SIMPL (signalling molecule that associates with mouse pelle-like kinase). Bacterial member BP26, from Brucella, was shown to assemble into a channel-like structure, while YggE from E. coli has been associated with resistance to oxidative stress.); amino-acid sequence: MNSGPFGFLGAVVLAVGVAFAGWQVGTGFFEGRKAERYVTVKGLAERDVTADLAMWRLRYTAAGSDLTQVQAEIDGNTDTIREFLMSRSVKAEEISLERLEVTDLLAQAYRSGGIGQARYIIAQNLLLRTTNVQLLDELGRDTGELVRRGVVLADLGGPTYSFNGLNAIKPELIAQATAAARTGAQEFADNSGSKLGGILRANQGVIVIRPRDNTGGVSQESQLEKTVRVVATVDYSLSD
- a CDS encoding DUF1772 domain-containing protein, coding for MELIQILVLVSALLCSLVAGFVFCFSVVVMPGIRTLGDRDFLRSFKAMDGIIQNNPPVFILVWLGSALVLIAAAALGALQLDGPDGGLLIIACALYIFCVQVPTIAFNIPLNNRLQSLDLDAVAESEIVETAEAFKRRWVRWNTFRTIAATLTVILLLVALTWL
- a CDS encoding CDP-alcohol phosphatidyltransferase family protein; its protein translation is MIHESSNNMATVPPDHAPDETFTAFDRQRAWAIHAFTASGAIIAMLALTAVTNGDPQAAFLWLGLAFVVDGLDGPLARRYRVLEVLPRISGETLDLVVDYLTYVVVPALMLASLGLLPEGWGAATAGVVLAVSLYTFANRDMKTDDNYFEGFPAVWNVLVLYMWVLETDPWANLAVIAVCAVLTFTRLKFTHPMRVVKLRLVTLVFTALWAALSLVMVMTYPAPPMWAVVIWIALIAYFLGLTAHRSLVSGS
- a CDS encoding nicotinate-nucleotide adenylyltransferase, which encodes MSSELSSNPINGMIGGLRIGLLGGSFNPAHEGHRHISLVALRRLQLHQVWWLVSPQNPLKPEKGMAPFTQRMESAQAMADHPAIRVTDIETQMGTRYTADTIRQLTDRAPGTSFVWLMGADNLLSFPKWHQWTSIMERVPVAIIARPGYSLKARLSHAANRYAHRQFPVEHASRLANEEAPAWVFIEDQPTPLSSTQIRRQNGSDWVAD
- a CDS encoding glutamate-5-semialdehyde dehydrogenase, whose translation is MSVVEKLHTADPDVVATMRDIGAHARDAAKVLRSAPRKQKDAALLAAAMTIRADVDLILAANEKDMEAAQARGLTGAMLDRLKLDDDRIEAIAKGLEAIVELEDPVGTTITEWDMPSGLHIERRRVPLGVIGIIYESRPNVTADAGALCLKSGNAVILRGGSESFHSSRAIHTILEHGLDAAQLPSKAIQLVPTTDRAAVGEMLKGLDGSIDLLVPRGGRSLTERVTNDARVPVLGHLDGLCHVYVDKDANIEMAQKIAVNAKLRRTGICGSAETLLVDEAVADTHLPAVVKALQDKGCEIRGDEKSQALVPGISAATQEDWSTEYLDAIIAVAVVPGVKGALAHIAEYGSQHTECIVTDNQETADKFLTDCDSAILLHNASTQYADGGEFGMGAEIGIATGKLHARGPVGLEQLTSFKYVVRGSGQTRP
- a CDS encoding GNAT family N-acetyltransferase, which gives rise to MAHTLPGMSDILIETDRLIMRPLASRYADDYARIASDARIGAVMSHIPTPCPAELVQQWSTRVPELISAGTDYQLIITAKSDGALLGATNIGCMVELGVSGRQYELSYWVDPARWGEGLATECAIGCRDWAFEMLKAGGLRAACAMGNAASARVLEKAGFHFMNTAMSASSDADDAKLRNNYRMDKPRWETLKRRPHMSKAS
- a CDS encoding TetR/AcrR family transcriptional regulator → MTSYKRQFPVARPSITPEKREEMRSHVREAVVRLVRKRNIAPGDTQAWNDISIRDVIEEAGISIGTFYKYFENRADLAQTLWAEPVGRLRDDMQASVDAASGPVDKVRALLDHYVRFALDNDRLFRSAFLLVRDKSSSPPDQADLNEETFYRNLCAAFREGQEAGLFKPFDPHMMAQIFWAGIHGSLALPINLDRYKFEAPKVLAARMVDALMELVKTDIPES
- a CDS encoding enoyl-CoA hydratase-related protein, whose product is MTDAPFVATQLDAVRVISINDAPYNRMSLAFMDELEREVEAIADDDATRAVVITGEGTENFSVGMNLKELGAGMAERGGPDAIFDQRLKVLGAIENMGKPWVATLYGYCLGGGLELPFACHFRVAAETGAQIGLPEADLGSVPAWGGSARLCKQVGSTNALDMILRAKKISGPEAFRIGLVNEVWPMDKLKDKAVALAQELAAAPRMTVRTMMNNLVHGDEKSLDELIRMEREAIHACNGTPDAKEGILAFLEKREPVFNQN
- the rpmA gene encoding 50S ribosomal protein L27; the encoded protein is MAHKKAGGSSRNGRDSAGRRLGIKKYGGEAVIPGNIILRQRGTKWHPGDNVGMGKDHTIFAKVEGNVSFRTRAGDRTYVSVVPATPASAAAE
- the rplU gene encoding 50S ribosomal protein L21 — encoded protein: MFAVIRTGGKQYKVAQDDVLSVEKLLGEPGDKIEISEVLMVGGDGAPKVGAPLLEGAKVSAEVVGQSRDRKVRIFKKVRRHTYRRTKGHRQHKTQIKITGISA
- a CDS encoding GNAT family N-acetyltransferase is translated as MRAQMKTQRLLLRWLEPEDAKAVQAGCNNWNVARMLAVVPHPYPDGLAEEWIAGHANQRARGLGSAFAITLEGTLIGVVGIDNQKTGEFELGYWLGETYWGKGFATEAAQAAVTIGFADLGVGHLTSGYFEENAASGGVLTKCGFEYSGKSNRHCLARGEDMPSLDLVMTRDRWIDGLVQQGS
- the proB gene encoding glutamate 5-kinase; this translates as MSDRLVTAKRVVIKIGSALLVDSASGRMRRDWLQTLADDVARLRARGQQVIIVSSGAIAVGSKALGLGARNTLALEESQAAAAFGQIGLARAYQEALETRDIRIAQVLLTLGDTEGRRSYLNARSTLTKLLDFNLVPVVNENDTVATTEIRYGDNDRLSARVASMVDADCLVLLSDVDGLYTDDPVRNPDATLIREVDAITPQIEAMAGTAGTDMSTGGMITKLEAARIATEAGVHMVIAKGATDHPLKAIEDGANATWFAAHETPVVARKRWISGSLQPSGIITVDDGAAAALARGRSLLPAGVCKVSGTFDRGDAVIVQTKAGVELGRGLVAYASADASRIAGHKSGEIEALLGYRGRDEMIHRDHLALNRAAKDTQQTTSKTNTKSELAK